A DNA window from Halomonas zincidurans B6 contains the following coding sequences:
- a CDS encoding alkene reductase has product MASLFEPFDLAGTRLNNRIVMAPMTRSRAPEDIPTELGALYYRQRASAGLIISEGTPISRQGQGYLYNPGIFGPDQLAGWAKATRAVHERGGVFFAQIWHVGRVSHTTVQVAGAAPVGPSDKPGGMAFGYNENGQPDMLKASRPRRLETREVKDIVRDFAQAAVNSREVGFDGVEIHGANGYLFEQFLNPGVNDRDDEYGGSRENRCRLLLEVVDEVSKMIGARRVGVRLSPHGTLFDMPEYDDNGETYLHLAREFNKRGLAYVHLHDQGGQGMAPMPRDYLRQFRDVYDGTLLLAGNLDQAEAQKLIEEGVIDLPVFGRPFTSNPDLVERMKNGWPLADFDPNTFYGGDARGYVDFPTYAEEQARLEREKMIEEQS; this is encoded by the coding sequence GTGGCTTCGTTATTCGAACCGTTCGATCTTGCCGGTACCCGCCTGAACAACCGCATCGTCATGGCGCCGATGACCCGCTCCCGCGCCCCGGAGGACATCCCCACGGAGCTGGGGGCGCTCTACTATCGCCAGCGCGCCAGTGCCGGGCTGATCATCTCCGAAGGCACGCCGATCTCGCGCCAGGGGCAGGGGTATCTCTACAACCCGGGTATCTTCGGCCCCGACCAGCTCGCCGGCTGGGCCAAGGCGACCCGCGCGGTGCATGAGCGCGGCGGCGTGTTCTTCGCCCAGATCTGGCATGTCGGGCGGGTTTCGCACACTACCGTGCAGGTTGCCGGCGCCGCGCCGGTCGGCCCCAGCGACAAGCCCGGCGGCATGGCCTTTGGCTACAACGAAAACGGCCAGCCCGACATGCTCAAGGCAAGCCGGCCCCGCCGGCTCGAAACCCGGGAAGTCAAAGACATCGTGCGCGATTTCGCCCAGGCGGCGGTCAATTCACGCGAGGTGGGCTTCGACGGCGTCGAGATCCATGGCGCCAACGGCTACCTGTTCGAGCAGTTCCTGAATCCCGGCGTCAACGACCGCGACGACGAATACGGCGGCTCGCGGGAAAACCGCTGCCGACTGCTGCTGGAGGTGGTCGACGAGGTCAGCAAGATGATCGGTGCTCGCCGCGTCGGTGTGCGTCTCTCGCCGCATGGCACGCTGTTCGACATGCCGGAGTACGACGATAACGGCGAGACCTACCTCCACCTGGCGCGTGAGTTCAACAAGCGCGGCCTTGCCTACGTGCACCTGCACGATCAGGGCGGCCAGGGCATGGCACCGATGCCGCGCGATTATCTGCGCCAGTTCCGCGACGTCTACGATGGCACGTTGCTGCTCGCCGGCAACCTCGACCAGGCCGAGGCGCAGAAGCTGATCGAAGAAGGAGTCATCGACCTGCCGGTGTTCGGTCGCCCGTTCACGTCCAATCCGGATCTGGTGGAGCGCATGAAAAACGGCTGGCCGCTGGCGGATTTCGATCCGAATACCTTCTATGGCGGCGATGCTCGTGGCTACGTGGACTTCCCCACCTACGCGGAAGAGCAGGCGCGGCTCGAGCGCGAGAAGATGATCGAGGAACAATCCTGA
- a CDS encoding LysR family transcriptional regulator produces MPPLPRGILKSTHGKDNAMVQDLNDALIFAKVVEQGSFTAASRLLGIPKTTVSRKIQGLEQRLGARLLQRTTRRLSLTEAGGVYYEYCSRITQDLSEAESAVHQLEGSPRGWLRVTAPFTMCTEFTSTLVRDFRELYPEVRIDLVLSNEHLDLVAHQIDVALRVGNLPDSSLVARPLARYRSFVYASERYIDRHGAPRTPDELARHPVLAKSSDRRNQRYFWQLHNGSHHEEVAVEPIAVANDPFVLRRLLVEGHGLMLASEIVACWGPEGEQLHRVLEGWSGQETELNAVFPSGKLISPKVRSFVDMVAERIQIDSGFSANHWQLPAVADAADLDATGVSMLGVEEIEKAEKTEQVTAIGETA; encoded by the coding sequence GTGCCCCCGTTGCCCCGCGGTATCCTCAAGTCCACGCACGGCAAGGACAACGCTATGGTGCAGGATCTCAACGACGCCTTGATCTTCGCCAAGGTCGTGGAACAGGGCAGCTTCACCGCCGCTTCTAGGCTGCTGGGCATCCCCAAGACCACGGTCAGTCGCAAGATCCAGGGGCTCGAACAGCGCCTGGGTGCCCGCCTGCTGCAGCGCACTACGCGTCGGCTGAGCCTCACCGAGGCCGGTGGCGTCTACTACGAATACTGCAGCCGGATTACCCAGGACTTGAGCGAGGCGGAAAGCGCCGTGCACCAGCTCGAGGGCAGCCCTCGTGGCTGGCTGCGGGTCACCGCGCCGTTCACGATGTGCACGGAATTCACCTCGACGCTGGTTCGCGATTTTCGCGAGCTCTATCCCGAGGTCAGGATCGACCTGGTGCTGTCGAACGAGCACCTGGACCTGGTCGCCCATCAGATCGACGTGGCGCTGCGGGTCGGCAACCTGCCGGATTCCAGCCTGGTCGCCCGGCCGCTGGCCCGCTACCGCTCGTTCGTGTATGCCAGCGAGCGCTATATCGACCGGCACGGCGCGCCGCGCACTCCCGACGAGCTGGCCCGGCATCCGGTCCTGGCGAAGAGCAGCGACCGGCGCAACCAGCGTTACTTCTGGCAATTGCACAACGGTTCGCACCACGAAGAGGTCGCGGTCGAGCCCATCGCCGTGGCCAACGATCCCTTCGTGCTGCGTCGCCTGCTCGTCGAGGGCCATGGACTAATGCTGGCCAGCGAGATCGTGGCGTGCTGGGGCCCGGAAGGGGAACAGCTGCATCGCGTGCTGGAAGGCTGGTCGGGGCAGGAAACCGAGCTCAACGCGGTGTTTCCCAGCGGCAAGCTGATCTCGCCCAAGGTGCGCAGCTTCGTCGATATGGTCGCCGAGCGCATCCAGATCGATAGCGGCTTCAGCGCCAATCACTGGCAGTTGCCGGCAGTCGCCGATGCGGCGGATCTCGACGCGACAGGCGTCAGCATGCTCGGCGTCGAGGAAATCGAAAAGGCCGAGAAAACCGAGCAAGTCACGGCCATCGGCGAGACGGCCTGA
- a CDS encoding efflux RND transporter periplasmic adaptor subunit: MNVHKMFRSLRHPRATLTIPALLGLALLAGCDTQAESPQQAPPPPQVSVAEVLVQDVRYWDEFTGHVEAVESVDLRPRVGGYIERINYTEGQLVEAGDVLFVIDQRPYQAELSRAQAELKRAEANAELTRAQAARAETLAKSRAIAREELDQRRAASAQAAADVLASRAGVARASLDMAYTEVRAPIAGRTGRALVTTGNLVSEASPLTTIVSMDRAYVYFYADEQSYLRYDAMARSGERPSSREERTPVRIGLASDSGYPYAGQVDFVDNQLNAAAGTILMRAVLDNRDGHFAPGMFARVQLRGGSKDRAVLIDDKAVLTDQDRKFVYIVDAQGLAVRKDIQLGRKVDGLRVVESGLESGDRVVVRGTQRIFFPGMPVAAQSVAMRDSTPSMELSAAH, encoded by the coding sequence ATGAACGTCCACAAGATGTTCCGTTCGTTGCGCCATCCGCGCGCGACGCTGACGATTCCCGCCCTGCTGGGGCTGGCCCTGCTCGCGGGTTGCGACACCCAGGCGGAAAGCCCCCAGCAGGCTCCGCCGCCGCCCCAGGTCAGCGTGGCCGAGGTGCTGGTGCAGGACGTGCGTTACTGGGACGAATTCACCGGCCATGTCGAGGCGGTGGAATCGGTCGACCTGCGTCCGCGTGTCGGCGGCTATATCGAGCGCATCAACTACACCGAAGGCCAGCTCGTCGAGGCAGGCGACGTGCTGTTTGTCATCGACCAGCGCCCCTACCAAGCGGAGTTGTCCCGGGCCCAGGCCGAGCTCAAGCGCGCCGAGGCGAATGCCGAGCTCACCCGCGCCCAGGCGGCCAGGGCCGAGACCCTGGCCAAGAGCCGCGCCATCGCCCGCGAGGAACTCGACCAGCGTCGCGCGGCGAGCGCCCAGGCGGCCGCCGACGTGCTGGCCTCGCGGGCCGGTGTCGCAAGGGCCAGCCTGGACATGGCCTACACCGAGGTACGCGCGCCGATCGCCGGGCGCACTGGCCGCGCGCTGGTCACCACCGGCAACCTGGTCTCCGAAGCCTCGCCGCTGACGACCATCGTGTCGATGGATCGGGCCTATGTGTATTTCTACGCCGATGAGCAGAGCTATTTGCGCTACGACGCGATGGCCCGTTCCGGCGAACGTCCCAGCTCCCGCGAGGAGCGCACCCCGGTACGGATCGGCCTGGCCTCGGACAGTGGCTATCCCTACGCGGGGCAAGTGGACTTCGTCGACAACCAATTGAATGCGGCGGCCGGCACCATCCTGATGCGCGCCGTGCTCGACAATCGCGACGGCCACTTCGCCCCGGGCATGTTCGCCCGCGTGCAGTTGCGCGGCGGCAGCAAAGATCGCGCGGTGCTGATCGACGACAAGGCGGTGCTGACCGATCAGGATCGCAAGTTCGTCTACATCGTCGACGCGCAGGGGCTCGCGGTGCGCAAGGACATCCAGCTCGGCCGCAAGGTCGATGGTCTGCGGGTGGTGGAGTCCGGGCTCGAAAGCGGCGATCGCGTCGTGGTGCGCGGCACGCAGCGGATCTTCTTCCCCGGCATGCCGGTGGCCGCGCAAAGCGTCGCCATGCGCGATTCCACGCCCTCGATGGAGCTCTCAGCGGCTCATTGA
- a CDS encoding efflux RND transporter permease subunit has protein sequence MDFAKFFVDRPIFAAVLSLVIFISGLIALPLLPISEYPEVVPPSVVVRTMYPGANPKVIAETVATPLEEAINGVEDMMYIKSVAGSDGVLQVTATFKPGTDADDAAVRVQNRVAQAQARLPEDVRRQGITTQKQSPVFLMVVHLTSSDGRYDSLYLRNYMRLNVKDELAKINGVGDAQLFGGGDYAMRLWLDPERIAARGMTASDVLRAVREQNVQVSAGQLGAEPMANGSDFLLPINTKGRLESVEEFGDIVLKAGANGELVRLADVARIELAAGDYTLRARLDGKNAAAIGIFQAPGANALEIRDSVVAKMKELRPTLPPGVEIQSIYDTTIFVRDSIESVVTTLLEATLLVVLVVILFLQTWRASIIPLLAVPVSVVGTFAVLYLLGFSINTLTLFGLVLAIGIVVDDAIVVVENVERHIELGATPLAAAHLAMKEVSGPIIAIALVLCAVFVPMAFLTGVTGQFYKQFAVTIAISTVISAINSLTLSPALAAILLKSHDAPRDRASRLIDRLFGWLFRPFNRFFSASSSRYENAVSRTLGRRGVVFLVYAVLLVGAGLMFKTVPAGFIPVQDKLYVIAGVKMPEGASIERTDAVLKKMAALADETDGVASEIAFPGLNPLQFTNTPNNGVIFFTLEPFSERSRTAEEITAELNRKFATIQEGFTFAFMPPPIQGLGNGSGWSLFVEDRTRLGYGELQSAVQAFQGAAAQTPGLGYPISSYQANVPQLDVDVDRAKAKAQGVPLTELFDTLQTYLGSAYVNDFNMFGRTWQVIAQADGAFRDEVSDITNLRTRNAAGEMVPVGSMVEVRQSYGPDPVIRFNGYPAADLLGDADPRVMSSGEAMAVVTALAEQTLPAGMGIGWSDLSYQQSTQGGTALVVFTLAVLLAFLVLAALYESWTLPLAVILIVPMSMLSALFGVWLASGDNNVFVQVGLVVLMGLACKNAILIVEFARELEMQGRTIAGAALEASRLRLRPIVMTSVAFIAGTVPLVLSSGAGAEVRSITGITVFAGMLGVTLFGLFLTPVFYVALRKLVERDQREPQASDLPASDLPASGEYRA, from the coding sequence ATGGACTTCGCCAAGTTTTTCGTCGACCGGCCGATCTTCGCCGCGGTGCTGTCGCTCGTCATCTTCATCTCCGGTCTGATTGCGTTGCCGCTGTTGCCGATCAGCGAATATCCCGAGGTAGTGCCTCCATCGGTGGTCGTGCGCACCATGTATCCCGGCGCCAACCCCAAGGTGATCGCCGAGACCGTGGCGACGCCCCTCGAGGAAGCCATCAACGGCGTCGAGGACATGATGTACATCAAGTCCGTCGCCGGCTCCGACGGCGTGCTACAGGTCACTGCGACGTTCAAGCCAGGTACCGACGCCGACGATGCCGCGGTGCGGGTGCAGAACCGGGTCGCCCAGGCCCAGGCGCGGCTGCCCGAGGACGTGCGCCGCCAAGGCATCACCACGCAGAAGCAGTCGCCGGTGTTCCTGATGGTCGTGCACCTGACCTCCAGCGACGGCCGTTACGACTCGCTGTACCTGCGCAACTACATGCGGCTGAACGTGAAGGACGAACTGGCGAAGATCAACGGCGTCGGCGACGCGCAGCTGTTCGGCGGCGGCGACTACGCGATGCGCCTGTGGCTGGACCCCGAGCGCATCGCCGCGCGCGGCATGACAGCGAGCGACGTGCTGCGGGCGGTGCGCGAGCAGAACGTCCAGGTCTCCGCCGGCCAGCTCGGGGCCGAGCCGATGGCGAACGGGAGCGACTTCCTGCTGCCGATCAACACCAAGGGCCGGCTGGAGAGCGTCGAGGAATTCGGCGATATCGTGCTGAAAGCCGGTGCCAACGGCGAACTGGTGCGCCTGGCCGATGTTGCCCGCATCGAGCTCGCCGCCGGCGACTACACCCTGCGCGCGCGCCTCGACGGCAAGAACGCCGCCGCCATCGGCATCTTCCAGGCGCCGGGCGCGAACGCGCTGGAGATCCGCGACAGCGTCGTCGCCAAGATGAAGGAGCTGCGTCCTACGCTCCCGCCCGGGGTCGAGATCCAGTCGATCTACGACACAACGATCTTCGTTCGCGACTCGATCGAGTCGGTCGTCACCACGTTGCTGGAAGCCACGCTGCTGGTGGTGCTGGTGGTGATCCTGTTCCTGCAGACCTGGCGGGCGTCGATCATCCCGCTGCTGGCGGTGCCGGTCTCGGTGGTGGGGACATTCGCGGTACTTTACCTGCTGGGCTTCTCGATCAATACGCTGACGCTGTTCGGTCTGGTGCTGGCGATCGGCATCGTCGTCGACGACGCCATCGTGGTGGTCGAGAACGTCGAGCGCCACATCGAGCTGGGCGCCACGCCACTGGCCGCCGCGCACCTGGCAATGAAGGAAGTCAGCGGGCCGATCATCGCGATCGCGCTGGTGCTGTGCGCGGTGTTCGTGCCGATGGCGTTTTTGACCGGCGTCACCGGCCAGTTCTACAAGCAGTTCGCCGTCACCATCGCGATTTCCACGGTGATCTCGGCAATCAACTCGCTGACGCTGTCGCCGGCCCTGGCGGCCATCCTGCTCAAGTCTCACGATGCGCCCAGGGACCGGGCCTCGCGGCTGATCGACCGGCTGTTCGGTTGGCTGTTCCGTCCGTTCAATAGATTCTTCAGCGCCAGCTCCTCACGCTACGAGAACGCCGTGTCGCGCACGCTCGGCCGTCGCGGCGTCGTGTTCCTGGTCTACGCGGTACTGCTGGTGGGCGCGGGCCTGATGTTCAAGACCGTGCCCGCGGGCTTCATCCCGGTACAGGACAAGCTGTACGTGATTGCCGGCGTAAAGATGCCTGAAGGCGCCTCGATCGAGCGCACCGATGCAGTACTCAAGAAGATGGCGGCGCTGGCCGACGAGACCGATGGCGTCGCCAGCGAGATCGCCTTCCCGGGCCTCAACCCGCTGCAGTTCACCAACACGCCGAATAACGGCGTGATCTTCTTTACCCTCGAACCCTTCAGCGAGCGCTCGCGCACGGCCGAGGAGATCACCGCCGAGCTCAATCGGAAGTTCGCGACGATCCAGGAAGGCTTCACCTTCGCGTTCATGCCGCCACCGATCCAGGGGCTGGGCAACGGCTCGGGCTGGTCACTGTTCGTCGAGGATCGCACACGGCTGGGCTACGGCGAGTTGCAGAGCGCGGTGCAGGCGTTCCAGGGCGCGGCGGCGCAGACCCCTGGGCTCGGCTATCCGATCAGCAGCTATCAGGCCAACGTGCCGCAGCTCGACGTCGACGTCGACCGCGCCAAGGCCAAGGCGCAGGGCGTGCCCTTGACCGAGCTGTTCGACACCCTGCAGACCTACCTCGGCTCCGCCTACGTCAACGATTTCAACATGTTCGGTCGCACCTGGCAGGTCATCGCGCAGGCCGACGGTGCGTTCCGCGACGAGGTGTCGGACATCACCAACCTGCGTACGCGCAACGCCGCGGGCGAGATGGTGCCGGTGGGCTCCATGGTCGAGGTGCGCCAGAGCTATGGCCCGGACCCGGTGATCCGCTTCAACGGCTACCCGGCCGCGGACCTGCTGGGCGATGCCGACCCGCGCGTGATGTCCTCGGGCGAAGCGATGGCCGTGGTCACGGCACTCGCCGAACAGACTCTGCCGGCGGGGATGGGAATCGGCTGGAGCGACCTGAGCTACCAGCAGTCCACCCAGGGCGGCACGGCACTGGTGGTGTTCACGCTGGCGGTGCTGCTGGCGTTCCTGGTGCTGGCCGCGCTCTATGAAAGCTGGACACTGCCGTTGGCGGTGATCCTGATCGTGCCGATGAGCATGCTTTCGGCGCTATTCGGAGTCTGGCTGGCCAGTGGCGACAACAACGTGTTCGTGCAGGTCGGGCTGGTGGTGCTGATGGGCTTGGCGTGCAAGAACGCTATCCTGATCGTCGAGTTCGCCCGCGAACTGGAGATGCAAGGCAGGACGATCGCGGGGGCGGCGCTGGAAGCCAGCCGTCTGCGCCTGCGGCCGATCGTCATGACTTCGGTCGCCTTCATCGCCGGCACCGTGCCGCTCGTGCTGTCGTCCGGCGCCGGTGCGGAGGTGCGCTCGATCACCGGCATCACGGTGTTCGCCGGCATGCTCGGGGTGACCCTGTTCGGGCTGTTCCTGACCCCGGTGTTCTACGTGGCGCTGCGCAAGCTGGTCGAACGCGACCAGCGCGAACCGCAGGCGAGCGATCTGCCGGCTAGCGATCTGCCGGCGAGCGGCGAATACCGGGCTTGA
- a CDS encoding OBAP family protein produces MSIRHDRECVRCSGIGTAGAVGLGLVAGVAAAAGVLVGRKATTSARLGKGHPLKHRMLDVASGALQRKVPLEAMSTYLNGFHMYADEMGRQVEASHFCIHLEPDLHQCVIFDSNRPDARLIGIEYIISEARFRALPEEEKRLCHSHHYEVKSGLLVAPGIPEMAEHAYFEDLVTTYGKTFHTWQYDRDDFPYGVPQLMMGFTDDDQADPELVAARDRRLGISSAERRRQRGDIATPVVAPGANSWESGRAVQITLEERPFKR; encoded by the coding sequence ATGTCAATTCGTCACGACAGGGAGTGCGTACGCTGCTCGGGAATCGGTACGGCCGGGGCCGTCGGTCTGGGCCTGGTGGCCGGCGTGGCCGCGGCGGCGGGCGTCCTGGTGGGCCGCAAGGCCACCACCTCGGCGCGGCTGGGCAAGGGCCACCCGCTCAAGCACCGCATGCTCGACGTGGCTTCCGGCGCCCTGCAACGCAAGGTCCCGCTGGAAGCGATGAGCACCTATCTCAACGGCTTTCACATGTACGCCGACGAGATGGGGCGACAGGTCGAGGCCTCGCACTTCTGCATCCACCTCGAGCCGGATCTCCATCAGTGCGTGATCTTCGACTCCAACCGACCCGACGCCCGGTTGATCGGCATCGAGTACATCATCAGCGAAGCGCGCTTTCGCGCGCTGCCGGAGGAGGAGAAGCGGCTCTGCCACAGCCATCACTATGAGGTGAAATCGGGTCTGCTGGTGGCGCCGGGCATCCCCGAAATGGCCGAGCATGCCTATTTCGAGGACCTCGTCACCACCTACGGCAAGACCTTCCATACCTGGCAGTACGACCGCGACGATTTCCCCTACGGCGTGCCGCAACTGATGATGGGCTTCACCGACGATGATCAGGCCGATCCCGAGCTGGTCGCGGCCCGCGACCGGCGGCTGGGCATCTCGAGTGCCGAGCGACGCCGGCAACGTGGCGACATCGCCACTCCGGTGGTGGCGCCCGGCGCGAACAGCTGGGAGAGCGGGCGGGCCGTGCAGATCACGCTGGAGGAGCGACCCTTCAAGCGATGA
- a CDS encoding LysE family translocator produces MLAIVAYALGVMYTPGPVNLLGLNAGLQGQARASLGFYLGVGLAMLILFLLFGWAGAAWVQDDMLAMVGALGCGYILYLAIKIARSSIDLGAVRQAPRTMRFRDGLVMQLCNPKGVVATLPIATLQFPAVGIHGVSLVLWSLGLAVLAVGAPGSYALVGSLVGRRVADPRVFRGFNLAMAILLAGVALSIGYEHVYRPWVS; encoded by the coding sequence ATGTTAGCGATCGTCGCCTATGCCCTGGGCGTCATGTACACGCCTGGGCCCGTGAATCTGCTCGGCCTGAATGCCGGGCTCCAAGGCCAGGCCAGGGCCTCGCTGGGGTTCTACCTCGGGGTGGGGCTGGCCATGCTGATCCTGTTCCTGCTGTTCGGCTGGGCCGGCGCCGCCTGGGTGCAGGACGACATGCTCGCCATGGTGGGCGCGCTGGGCTGCGGATACATCCTCTACCTGGCCATCAAGATCGCCCGCTCGAGCATCGACCTGGGGGCCGTGCGTCAGGCGCCGCGGACGATGCGCTTTCGCGATGGCCTGGTCATGCAACTGTGCAACCCCAAGGGGGTGGTCGCGACATTGCCGATCGCCACCCTGCAGTTCCCCGCCGTGGGCATCCACGGCGTCAGCCTGGTGCTCTGGTCGCTGGGCCTGGCCGTGTTGGCGGTCGGCGCGCCCGGCAGTTATGCGCTGGTGGGGTCCCTGGTGGGGCGGCGGGTCGCCGATCCCCGCGTCTTTCGGGGCTTCAACCTGGCGATGGCTATCCTGCTGGCCGGCGTGGCGCTCTCGATCGGCTACGAGCATGTCTATCGGCCCTGGGTATCGTGA
- a CDS encoding AraC family transcriptional regulator has translation MAKQTSQFRFFKSRHVPELTVLRAAMSDFRYDPHAHDEYAFGVTLAGRQDFFSGGRFHRSPPGNVIQFNPGEVHDGQPGGDSTLGYVMAYVSPAQLEAVFADAAGRASAGRFRSRDTLIQDPALRDAILELVRLVTQQVGSRIDQEYALYRIAGRLVQRAGRFQPGATAGRPDALLKRAKDYVLTHLEEDMSLDDLSQAAHLSKYHFLRLFRQQFGMTPHQYVINCRINAARHALETGAPPSEVAFRYGFADLSHFNRRFKRIYGMTPYQYQRSVTP, from the coding sequence ATGGCGAAGCAGACCAGCCAGTTTCGGTTCTTCAAGAGTCGGCACGTGCCCGAGCTTACCGTGCTGCGGGCGGCGATGAGCGATTTTCGCTACGATCCCCACGCCCATGACGAGTACGCCTTCGGCGTCACTCTCGCCGGGCGCCAGGATTTCTTCAGCGGCGGCCGGTTTCATCGCAGCCCGCCCGGCAACGTCATCCAGTTCAATCCCGGCGAGGTGCACGACGGCCAGCCGGGCGGCGACAGCACGCTGGGCTACGTGATGGCCTATGTATCGCCCGCCCAGCTCGAGGCGGTATTTGCCGATGCGGCGGGGCGCGCGAGTGCCGGCCGTTTCAGAAGCCGCGACACCCTGATACAGGACCCCGCGTTACGCGACGCCATTCTGGAACTGGTGCGTCTGGTCACCCAGCAGGTCGGCAGCCGTATCGATCAGGAATATGCCCTCTACCGAATCGCCGGACGCCTCGTCCAGCGTGCCGGCCGGTTCCAGCCGGGTGCTACCGCCGGCCGGCCCGATGCGCTGCTCAAACGCGCCAAGGACTATGTGCTCACTCACCTGGAGGAGGATATGTCGCTTGATGACCTCAGCCAGGCCGCGCATCTCTCGAAATACCATTTCCTGCGGTTGTTCCGGCAGCAGTTCGGCATGACGCCGCACCAGTACGTCATCAACTGCCGCATCAACGCCGCGCGTCATGCCCTGGAAACCGGCGCGCCGCCCAGCGAGGTGGCGTTCCGTTACGGCTTCGCCGACCTCAGCCACTTCAATCGCCGCTTCAAGCGCATCTACGGCATGACGCCGTACCAGTACCAGCGCAGCGTCACCCCCTAA
- a CDS encoding DUF1499 domain-containing protein: MATSSYQTRPRGGRWPRLLAWLSVLVAISSALLLGVTGPAHRLELIDLGAAFGLLRQGAYLALGAAVLGLTTLLVASLCRRLKPALVGALVLVAVTAMMIVPWQMQQRAREVPPIHDITTDMQDPPAFVALAPARKAAPNAVAYPGDATARQQREAYPDIQPITLDLPLAEAMDAAEATARNQGWEVIRVGDTTLEATATTRWFGFKDDVAIRLSEVADGVRVDVRSASRVGRSDVGTNAARIRAYLAALNRRTE, encoded by the coding sequence ATGGCCACTTCTTCATACCAAACTCGGCCGCGCGGAGGGCGCTGGCCAAGGCTTCTGGCCTGGCTGAGCGTGCTGGTGGCGATCTCTTCGGCGCTATTGCTCGGCGTCACGGGGCCGGCCCACCGGCTGGAACTGATCGACCTGGGCGCGGCTTTCGGACTGTTGCGCCAGGGGGCGTACCTGGCCCTCGGCGCGGCGGTTCTGGGGCTGACGACGCTGCTGGTGGCAAGCCTGTGCAGGCGGCTCAAGCCGGCGCTGGTGGGCGCCCTGGTGCTCGTCGCGGTGACAGCGATGATGATCGTGCCCTGGCAGATGCAGCAGCGCGCCCGAGAGGTACCGCCGATCCACGACATCACCACCGACATGCAAGACCCGCCCGCCTTCGTCGCCCTGGCGCCGGCGCGCAAAGCCGCGCCCAACGCCGTGGCCTACCCCGGCGACGCGACCGCGCGCCAGCAGCGCGAGGCCTATCCGGACATCCAGCCGATCACCCTGGATCTGCCGCTGGCCGAGGCGATGGACGCCGCCGAGGCGACCGCGCGGAATCAGGGCTGGGAGGTGATCAGGGTCGGCGATACCACGCTCGAGGCCACCGCGACCACCCGCTGGTTCGGCTTCAAGGACGACGTGGCGATCCGCCTGAGCGAGGTCGCGGACGGCGTGCGGGTGGACGTACGCTCGGCCTCGCGGGTCGGACGCAGCGACGTCGGCACCAACGCCGCGCGGATTCGCGCGTATCTGGCGGCGCTGAACCGACGCACTGAATAG